A segment of the Serratia fonticola genome:
GAATCGGTTGCCCGAGTGATCGTTAAGCCAGGCGACATTATTCCAGCCCAGCCGCACCCGGAGAAAAGCAAGCCGCGCGCCGCAGCGATGTAACAAAAAAAGGGGATTACCATTATGGTAATCCCCTGATAACTATTAACTTTTGGATGCAGCGTTAGCTGTATCTTAGTTAAGACGCTCTTTGATACGAGCAGCCTTACCAGTACGCTCACGCAGGTAGTACAGTTTGGCTTTACGAACGGCACCACGACGTTTAACAGTAATGCTGTCGATTACTGGGGAGTGAGTCTGGAATACACGCTCAACACCTTCGCCGTTGGAAATCTTACGAACAGTGAATGCAGAGTGCAGACCGCGGTTACGGATTGCGATAACCACGCCCTCGAATGCCTGCAGACGTTTTTTGCTACCTTCAACGACCCATACCTTAACTTCCACGGAATCACCCGGACGGAATGCAGGTACGTCTTGCTTCATCTGCTCTTGTTCAATTTGCTTGATAATGTTGCTCATAATAAGTCTCTTACCCTAGGTAAACTGATATATCGGTCTCGTCGAGACAATGCTCAGACGTTCCCTTCATAGTCCTGTTACTTGGCCTGATGTTCCCGCTGGAACTCTGCCAGTAACACCGCTTGCTCGTCAGTCAGAGCTAGGCTTTCTAGAAGTTCAGGTCTTCTAAGCCAGGTTCGGCCCAGCGACTGCTTTAAGCGCCAGCGACGTATCTCGGCATGGTTGCCCGACAGTAAAACCGGCGGAACCTCCATCCCTTCCAACACCTCCGGGCGGGTATAGTGCGGACAGTCCAGCAATCCATCAGCAAAAGAGTCTTCTTCCGCTGACGCCTGATGGCCCAGAACACCCGGTATAAAACGGGCGACCGAATCAATCAGGGTCATTGCCGGCAGCTCGCCGCCACTGAGAACGTAATCGCCGATTGACCATTCTTCGTCAATTTCGGTTTGGATCACGCGCTCATCTATCCCTTCGTAACGGCCACACACCAGAATCATCTTCTGATTAGCCGCCAGTTCGCACACACCGGCTTGATCCAGTTTGCGCCCCTGAGGTGACAGATAAATCACCTTTGCTCCCTCGCCTGCCGCTGCTTTTGCTGCATGAATGGCTTCCCGTAAAGGTTGCACCATCATCAGCATTCCCGGGCCGCCGCCATAAGGGCGATCGTCCACGGTACGATGCCGGTCGTAGGTGAAGTCACGTGGACTCCAACACTGCACGCTCAGCAGGCCATTTTTTACTGCCCGGCTAGTTACCCCGTAATCGGTGATTGCACGGAACATCTCAGGAAACAGGCTTACAATACCAATGAACACCAGCCAATCCCCATATTGTTATATCCGTTGTCTTTCAGGTCACTGCGTTGTTGACTACCCAGCTGCGACTCGAAATTCATAGGACATACATTCCACTTGCCTCGACCATTAAATCCGGAGGTCAAAAACCAGGATCCCACTCTGCCTCGATTACCTTGGCAGCGAGATCGACTTTCTTGATAACCTGCCCATGAAGAAACGGGACCAACCGCTCCTTCATGCCAAATGCATCTTTCAGGTTCGCCCGCACGACCATGACGTCGTTTGAGCCGGTTTCCATCATATCAATGACTTTACCCAGCTCGTATCCGGAAGTGGTGACTACCTGGCAGCCCATAAGGTCTTTCCAGTAGTAATCATCGCCTTCCAGCGGAGGCAATTGCTCAGAATCTACGACAATTTCGCAATTCGTCAGTAAATTCGCCGCATCCCGATCGTCAATGCCTTTGACTTTGATGATCAGATCCTGACTGTGGCGCTTCCAGTCTTCCAACTCGACAAGCTGCCACTGACCAGAGCGTTGGATAAACCAAGGCTGATAGTCAAATATGCTTTCGGCGTTCTCGGTGGATGAAAACACTCTGAGCCAACCACGAATGCCGTAAGTAGACCCCATTTTACCGAGTACAATCGGCTGCGTAGGTGCTACCGGTTTGAGTTGCTTGCTCATTGCCACCACCGCGACAGATTAAGCTGCTTTCTTAGCGTCTTTGATCAGCGCGTGAACGCGATCAGAAACGGTAGCACCCAGACCAACCCAGTGCTCAATGCGATCCAGGTCCAGACGCAGTGCTTCAGCCTGACCAGAAGCGATCGGGTTGAAGAAACCTACACGCTCGATGAAACGACCATCACGAGCATTGCGGCTGTCGGTCACTACTACTTGATAGAACGGACGCTTTTTAGCGCCGCCACGTGCCAAACGAATTGTTACCATAACATCCTCTTTAGTTAATAAAACAGCCGGGCCCCATTGAGGGACGGGGCCCGGTTGCAATATAAAAAGCCCGAAAATTTTACTCATTTTGGCGCAAAAAGCAATCTAAAGCGTAGATTGCCTGGAATTCGTTTTTGCAGCCAATACACTTTCGAGCCGTCTTTACCTCGAACGGTAAATCGATAACCCCGCCGCATGAAGCATGCGGCTCGGCTTTAACGGCCTGGGAAGCCCGGCGGCATCATGCCTTTCATGCCGCGCATCATCTTCGCCATCCCGCCTTTTTTCATCTTTTTCATCATGCGCTGCATGTCATCAAACTGTTTGAGCAAACGGTTAACATCCTGCACCTGCATACCCGAGCCCATCGCGATACGACGTTTACGCGAGCCCTTGATGATTTCTGGCTTGGCGCGCTCTTTCAGCGTCATTGAGTTAATGATCGCCTCCATGCGCACCAGTACTTTGTCATCCATCTGCGATTTGACGTTGTCCGGCAGTTGGCCCGCACCGGGCAACTTGCTCAGCATGCTGGCCATACCGCCCATGTTGCGCATCTGCTTAAGCTGTTCGAGGAAATCGGTCAGATCGAAACCGTCCCCTTTCTTAAGCTTGCTTGCCAGTTTTTCTGCCTGCTCGCGGTCGACCTTGCTTTCGATATCTTCGATCAGCGACAGTACGTCACCCATGCCGAGAATACGCGAAGCGACCCGATCCGGATGGAATGGCTCCAGCGCATCGGTTTTCTCGCCCACACCCAGGAACTTGATCGGTTTGCCGGTAATGTGACGGATAGACAACGCGGCACCACCACGCGCATCACCATCAACCTTGGTCAGCACCACGCCAGTCAGCGGCAGCGCTTCATTGAACGCCTTGGCAGTGTTGGCCGCATCCTGGCCGGTCATCGCATCGACCACAAACAGGGTTTCTACTGGCTTGATCGCTGCATGCACCTGTTTGATTTCGTCCATCATCGCTTCATCAACGTGCAAACGACCGGCGGTATCGACGATCAGAACGTCGTAAAACTTCAGCTTGGCCTGTTGCAGCGCACGGTTAACGATGTCGATTGGCTTTTCTTTAACGTCCGACGGGAAGAAATCGATGCCCACGCCTTCTGCCAGAGTTTCCAACTGACGGATCGCCGCAGGGCGATACACGTCGGCAGACACCACTAACACTTTTTTCTTTTGTTTTTCTTTCAGGAATTTGCCGAGCTTGGCCACGCTGGTGGTTTTACCCGCACCTTGCAAGCCCGCCATCAGCACCACCG
Coding sequences within it:
- the rplS gene encoding 50S ribosomal protein L19, producing MSNIIKQIEQEQMKQDVPAFRPGDSVEVKVWVVEGSKKRLQAFEGVVIAIRNRGLHSAFTVRKISNGEGVERVFQTHSPVIDSITVKRRGAVRKAKLYYLRERTGKAARIKERLN
- the trmD gene encoding tRNA (guanosine(37)-N1)-methyltransferase TrmD — protein: MFIGIVSLFPEMFRAITDYGVTSRAVKNGLLSVQCWSPRDFTYDRHRTVDDRPYGGGPGMLMMVQPLREAIHAAKAAAGEGAKVIYLSPQGRKLDQAGVCELAANQKMILVCGRYEGIDERVIQTEIDEEWSIGDYVLSGGELPAMTLIDSVARFIPGVLGHQASAEEDSFADGLLDCPHYTRPEVLEGMEVPPVLLSGNHAEIRRWRLKQSLGRTWLRRPELLESLALTDEQAVLLAEFQREHQAK
- the rimM gene encoding ribosome maturation factor RimM (Essential for efficient processing of 16S rRNA), whose translation is MSKQLKPVAPTQPIVLGKMGSTYGIRGWLRVFSSTENAESIFDYQPWFIQRSGQWQLVELEDWKRHSQDLIIKVKGIDDRDAANLLTNCEIVVDSEQLPPLEGDDYYWKDLMGCQVVTTSGYELGKVIDMMETGSNDVMVVRANLKDAFGMKERLVPFLHGQVIKKVDLAAKVIEAEWDPGF
- the rpsP gene encoding 30S ribosomal protein S16, whose amino-acid sequence is MVTIRLARGGAKKRPFYQVVVTDSRNARDGRFIERVGFFNPIASGQAEALRLDLDRIEHWVGLGATVSDRVHALIKDAKKAA
- the ffh gene encoding signal recognition particle protein; this encodes MFENLTDRLSRTLRNISGRGRLTEENIKDTLREVRMALLEADVALPVVRDFINRVKESAVGHEVNKSLTPGQEFVKIVKSELIAAMGEVNTELNLAAQPPAVVLMAGLQGAGKTTSVAKLGKFLKEKQKKKVLVVSADVYRPAAIRQLETLAEGVGIDFFPSDVKEKPIDIVNRALQQAKLKFYDVLIVDTAGRLHVDEAMMDEIKQVHAAIKPVETLFVVDAMTGQDAANTAKAFNEALPLTGVVLTKVDGDARGGAALSIRHITGKPIKFLGVGEKTDALEPFHPDRVASRILGMGDVLSLIEDIESKVDREQAEKLASKLKKGDGFDLTDFLEQLKQMRNMGGMASMLSKLPGAGQLPDNVKSQMDDKVLVRMEAIINSMTLKERAKPEIIKGSRKRRIAMGSGMQVQDVNRLLKQFDDMQRMMKKMKKGGMAKMMRGMKGMMPPGFPGR